The DNA sequence AAAGCAGTACGCAGAGGTTATCCGCGGGTTCGGCCAGACGAAGTACACGTTCAAGGGAGGAGTGATGATCTCGCGTGATGATGAGATTCTGGCAGACAATCAGAACCGAACATTCTGGTGCAGCCCGAAAGTGCCGAAAGCGTACGATATGGATAATGATCCTGAGCTTATCAGAACGTTTGAGCGGTTCTACTCGATTCAGAAGGAGAACTATCCGGTTGATGAGAACTACTACATCGCCCGCAGCATGAAAATTGAAACGGAGACGAAGTTATGAGACGAATTACTCTGATTATGCGCGATTCGGTGGACCCGCATCTGCCGATTGAGGCAGAGGTGATTACGCCGGAGACGCTTTCGAAAACGGTTCTGGTGAATGTGTATGTGGGCAACCAGAAGATGATGCTCTCTGATGTGTTTGATATCCGCGTTGACGGCGAGGCAGCAGGCCCTGCAGCAACAGAGATTGTGATCATCGGGGACGCTTCACGCGTGAAGCGTGTCGGCGAGTACATGACTGACGGCAGAATTCTTGTTGAAGGAAATATCGGGATGCACTGCGGCGACTTTATGACCGGAGGGACGATTGAGATCATGGGAGATGCCGGAGACTGGCTTGGCCGCGAGATGCTTGGCGGCAAAATCATCTGTCACGGGAATGCCGGAAACTACTGCGGGTCAGGCTACCGCGGCGGACGAAAAGGTGTTCGCGGTGGTGAGATTTTCGTGAAGGGCGATGTGGGTGACTACTGCGGCGAGAGTCTTTTTGGCGGTGTTGTGCATGTTATGGGCAGCGCAGGACTGCATGCAGGCGTGAATATGAAAGGGGGAAAACTTACCATCGAAGGAGACGCCGTGATGCCCTGCGGCGATATGTTTGCCGGAGAGTGCACGATATTTGGGCATGTGGATGATTTCATGCCAACGTTTGCCGAGGTCGGCAAAGTTGTGGAGAACGGTCGCGAGCTTACGGTGTTTACGGGCGATCTCGCGCACCGCAACGGCAAGGGAACGCTTCGCGTGGGTAGTTACACGCGGATATAATTTTTTCCGTGGGCGGAGCACAAACAAAGTAATCGAATCAAAAAAAAAGTTAACGCGGAGACATTTCTCCGCAGAATATCTCTTTAGTACCGGGGCGTGCGCGGTGCTCTGTGCTTTGGGAGGCAGTCGCGGCAGTAAACCGGTCTACCCTCGGTTGGTTTGAAGGGAACTTCGCACTCTTTTCCGCAGTCGGAGCAGATTGCTTTGGTCATCTCGCGGGGTGCGTCGTTGTATTGGCGGGGTGCGCCGTAGGAATTTCTTCTTTCCATTTTTATTAACTCCATGAACACGGGAAATCCCATGCTCATGAGTCTGCACGCACAAAATCCGAAAAGGATTTCATACGCATATAACTCATGCAGACGAAACTGCAGTTTTAGATTGGTGCTGCATGGATATATAACAATGTA is a window from the Methanorbis rubei genome containing:
- a CDS encoding formylmethanofuran dehydrogenase subunit C, with product MRRITLIMRDSVDPHLPIEAEVITPETLSKTVLVNVYVGNQKMMLSDVFDIRVDGEAAGPAATEIVIIGDASRVKRVGEYMTDGRILVEGNIGMHCGDFMTGGTIEIMGDAGDWLGREMLGGKIICHGNAGNYCGSGYRGGRKGVRGGEIFVKGDVGDYCGESLFGGVVHVMGSAGLHAGVNMKGGKLTIEGDAVMPCGDMFAGECTIFGHVDDFMPTFAEVGKVVENGRELTVFTGDLAHRNGKGTLRVGSYTRI
- a CDS encoding CxxC-x17-CxxC domain-containing protein, with translation MERRNSYGAPRQYNDAPREMTKAICSDCGKECEVPFKPTEGRPVYCRDCLPKHRAPRTPRY